One Setaria viridis chromosome 7, Setaria_viridis_v4.0, whole genome shotgun sequence genomic region harbors:
- the LOC117864928 gene encoding uncharacterized protein, which produces MRLLAAAARQPKTPHPLLVALHRLLSTATTTSSYDPTAQFLHPDHRRVLSLPASLRHDALLALARLLKTAPQCHLALHAVSPPRSSGTPSSTPLAARFAAASRLAASASALRPFAAILLAALLPAVSPHLLSWSTSYGSTGGSARVRYAALRLALHAFLAAGMAAEALHVLARVRRSGNTPSLSALAALLRLLFRSGEVRAAWNVFEEMATRGPRPSLAIFNAMVLGFCHRGMLRVASGLLGVLEKKFRIVPDVCSYNILIMGHCLFGWSGDAFILFEEMRRAGCEPTVVTYNILVDVLCHEGRMVEARSLFNEMAQVGIKANTITFNVLIDGYAKTGQMDEASAAYKEMKVRGLVPDSCTFNILAAGSYKFGHAAQLVHDREMFCSDTADDLDVLVCRLCWDGRLDGAWELLRGAIEQGVPVSVAGFNALIAAYSKEGLHDTAFQLYRIMNKLGLAPSTHTFCYLVMGLCNQGRLDEAQLVVEHMVSKGYCLSTSFTIYLDASFREGDAVRALKCWDDMEKIGLQPDFIAFSAYVNGLCQLDYVNEAYQAFAEMTTRGLVPNNITYNSIISAFCRAGNMSEALKLHQKMRQSGLVPDVYTSNILIDGLCREGNLKMVDNHLLDMCSNGLIPDTVTYNTIINAYCRAQDMNGAMNFMNKMFAAGCEPDIFTYNIWMHSLCSNHMLNQAGKVLDELAAMGCHPNSVTYNTLMDGICSDVLDRAMILTGRLIKMAFQPNTITLNVFLSHFCKQGFGKRALMWAEKLREDSFVFDDATRNIIDWAQREMENDPQANNEDIDRCLFLEFLMFMTYETMHNSRFSKARHVPTDKGSDPAGTNMIEILDAG; this is translated from the coding sequence atgcgcctcctcgccgcggcggcgaggcaacCCAAAACACCGCACCCTCTTCTCGtcgccctccaccgcctcctctcaACGGctaccaccacctcctcctacGATCCAACCGCGCAGTTCCTCCATCCCGACCACCGCCGCGTCCTCTCGCTGCCGGCGTCGCTCCGCCACGACGCCCTCCTCGCACTCGCGCGCCTCCTCAAGACCGCCCCGCAATGCCACCTCGCCCTTCACGCCGTCAGCCCCCCACGCTCCTCTGgcaccccctcctccaccccacTCGCTGcccgcttcgccgccgcctcccgcctcgCGGCGTCGGCGTCTGCGCTCCGCCCATTCGCCGCAATCCTCCTCGCGGCGCTCCTCCCGGCCGTCTCCCCGCACCTCCTTTCCTGGTCTACCTCCTACGGAAGCACCGGCGGAAGCGCTCGCGTGCGGTACGCCGCGCTCCGGCTCGCGCTCCACGCGTTTCTCGCCGCGGGCATGGCGGCCGAGGCGCTCCACGTTCTCGCGCGCGTCCGCCGCTCCGGGAATACGCCCAGCCTCTCCGCGCTGGCGGCATTGCTGCGCCTTCTCTTCCGCAGCGGGGAGGTCCGCGCTGCCTGGAACGTGTTCGAGGAAATGGCCACGAGGGGGCCGCGCCCGAGCCTTGCCATCTTCAACGCCATGGTCCTCGGGTTCTGCCACAGGGGAATGCTGCGCGTCGCCTCCGGGCTGCTTGGGGTCCTGGAAAAGAAGTTCAGAATCGTCCCGGATGTGTGCAGCTATAACATCCTCATCATGGGGCATTGTTTGTTTGGGTGGTCGGGGGACGCCTTCATACTGTTTGAGGAAATGCGCAGGGCAGGATGTGAGCCAACGGTCGTGACCTATAACATACTGGTGGATGTTCTGTGCCATGAGGGGAGGATGGTGGAAGCGAGGAGCCTGTTCAATGAGATGGCACAGGTGGGGATCAAAGCAAATACAATCACCTTCAATGTCTTGATTGATGGATATGCAAAGACCGGACAGATGGATGAGGCCAGTGCGGCCTATAAGGAGATGAAAGTGAGGGGATTAGTGCCGGATTCCTGCACCTTCAACATTCTTGCTGCTGGATCCTACAAGTTTGGGCATGCTGCCCAGTTAGTCCATGACCGTGAAATGTTTTGTTCAGATACGGCTGATGACTTGGATGTGTTGGTCTGTAGGCTTTGTTGGGATGGCCGATTGGATGGTGCCTGGGAGCTTCTGCGCGGTGCTATTGAGCAGGGTGTTCCAGTTAGTGTTGCTGGATTTAATGCGTTGATCGCTGCTTATAGCAAGGAGGGACTCCATGACACAGCTTTTCAACTATATAGAATTATGAACAAGTTGGGACTGGCACCTTCAACACATACTTTTTGTTACTTGGTAATGGGGCTGTGCAATCAAGGAAGGCTTGATGAGGCGCAGCTTGTTGTAGAACACATGGTCAGTAAGGGATATTGTCTAAGCACATCATTTACTATCTACTTGGATGCATCCTTCAGAGAGGGTGATGCAGTCCGTGCTTTGAAATGTTGGGATGATATGGAAAAAATTGGTCTGCAGCCTGATTTTATTGCCTTCTCAGCATATGTCAATGGCCTATGCCAATTAGATTACGTGAATGAGGCTTATCAGGCATTTGCTGAGATGACAACAAGAGGACTTGTACCGAACAATATTACTTACAACTCCATCATATCTGCATTTTGTCGGGCAGGCAATATGTCTGAAGCTTTGAAGTTACATCAGAAGATGAGGCAGAGTGGCCTTGTTCCTGATGTTTACACGAGCAACATTCTAATCGACGGCTTGTGCAGAGAAGGAAACTTGAAGATGGTGGACAACCATTTATTGGACATGTGCAGTAATGGTCTAATCCCAGACACAGTGACATACAATACTATAATCAATGCTTATTGCAGGGCTCAGGATATGAATGGCGCTATGAATTTCATGAATAAGATGTTTGCAGCTGGTTGTGAACCAGATATTTTCACATATAATATTTGGATGCATAGCCTCTGCAGCAACCATATGTTGAACCAAGCAGGGAAGGTGTTAGATGAGCTTGCTGCTATGGGTTGTCATCCTAATTCAGTTACATACAATACATTGATGGATGGCATTTGCAGTGATGTTCTTGATCGAGCTATGATACTGACTGGCAGGCTGATTAAGATGGCTtttcaaccaaacactatcACACTTAATGTTTTCCTTTCTCATTTCTGCAAGCAAGGGTTTGGGAAGAGAGCCCTTATGTGGGCTGAGAAGCTCAGAGAAGATTCTTTTGTTTTTGATGATGCTACTAGAAATATAATTGATTGGGCACAAAGGGAAATGGAGAATGATCCCCAGGCTAACAACGAGGACATAGATAGGTGCCTGTTTCTCGAGTTCTTAATGTTCATGACATATGAGACTATGCACAACAGCAGATTCTCCAAGGCTAGGCATGTGCCTACAGATAAAGGTTCTGATCCTGCTGGCACCAACATGATCGAAATTTTGGATGCTGGTTGA